One stretch of Fictibacillus sp. b24 DNA includes these proteins:
- a CDS encoding vanadium-dependent haloperoxidase — MRDYLRWSAIPYPGESYPPTPVTPEAGSWPMFFITRKGNEFFDPFRNPITWRIKDPNTIDWESELYIVKQVLQQITPEQIRIAQVWATGEVNRQTMPIVYNMMETYGLASTKAARFLAFYQAAINDAFVITWYFKYLWDVARPCQYDRNLKTVLYTPRFPGYPSAHAVMAGCSEVILSYYFPQESYRIHQLMEECAMSRLYAGVHFKVDNDEGLSLGRQLGEIVVQLIKSQNI, encoded by the coding sequence ATGAGAGATTATTTAAGGTGGTCTGCCATTCCATACCCAGGTGAGTCATATCCCCCAACTCCAGTAACTCCTGAAGCAGGATCATGGCCGATGTTTTTTATTACGAGAAAAGGGAACGAATTTTTTGACCCATTCAGAAACCCAATCACATGGAGAATTAAAGACCCAAACACGATTGATTGGGAGAGTGAGCTTTATATTGTAAAACAAGTGCTTCAGCAGATAACGCCTGAACAGATCAGGATTGCTCAAGTTTGGGCAACTGGCGAGGTAAATAGGCAGACCATGCCCATTGTTTATAATATGATGGAAACTTACGGTCTAGCCTCAACGAAAGCGGCTAGATTTTTAGCATTCTATCAAGCTGCCATTAACGATGCATTTGTGATTACGTGGTACTTTAAATATCTTTGGGATGTTGCAAGACCTTGTCAATACGACCGGAATTTAAAAACGGTATTATACACACCTCGTTTTCCGGGTTACCCTTCTGCACATGCGGTTATGGCTGGGTGTTCTGAGGTGATCTTAAGTTACTATTTTCCACAGGAAAGCTATCGTATTCACCAGTTGATGGAAGAGTGTGCGATGTCGAGATTGTATGCGGGCGTTCATTTTAAAGTTGATAATGATGAGGGGCTGTCATTGGGAAGGCAGCTGGGCGAGATTGTTGTTCAGTTGATCAAATCACAAAATATATGA
- a CDS encoding aliphatic sulfonate ABC transporter substrate-binding protein has product MKIWKKVALGLGIAGALMLAGCSSSAKEGEKPEKIRLDYAFYSPTSLALKKFGWAEETFKKEGIEVEWVQSQGSNKALEFLNSDSVDFGSTAGAAALIAKDKGAPIESVYIYSQPEWTALVAKDGSPIKDVKDLKGKKVAATFGTDPHIFLLRALADAGLSAKDVQIVNLQHADGANALLKGQVDAWAGLDPHMARTEVESGAQYIYRNPDFNTYGTLNVRSEFAKNHPKQVEQVIELYEKARKWTLENPEEAAKLLSEEAGIKEDVAKKQLERNNFSEPVPGSQHEKAISAAGEVLQAEEIVKKDTDVQKLVSELINPKYAEKIVKK; this is encoded by the coding sequence ATGAAGATTTGGAAAAAGGTAGCGCTTGGTCTAGGTATCGCTGGCGCATTAATGTTAGCAGGCTGTTCAAGCTCTGCAAAAGAAGGGGAAAAACCTGAGAAAATCAGATTGGATTACGCATTCTATTCACCAACAAGCTTAGCACTCAAAAAGTTCGGCTGGGCAGAAGAAACGTTTAAAAAAGAAGGCATTGAAGTGGAATGGGTTCAGAGCCAGGGAAGCAACAAAGCACTTGAGTTCTTGAATTCAGATAGTGTTGATTTCGGATCTACTGCTGGTGCTGCTGCACTTATCGCAAAAGACAAAGGAGCACCAATTGAATCGGTTTACATCTATTCACAGCCTGAATGGACAGCACTTGTTGCTAAGGATGGTTCACCGATTAAGGATGTGAAAGACCTTAAAGGTAAAAAGGTAGCGGCAACTTTCGGAACGGATCCGCACATCTTCTTACTGCGAGCTCTTGCTGATGCTGGCCTTTCTGCAAAAGACGTACAAATCGTAAATCTGCAGCACGCAGACGGTGCCAACGCCTTACTAAAAGGGCAAGTGGATGCTTGGGCCGGCTTAGATCCGCATATGGCCAGAACAGAAGTAGAATCCGGTGCACAGTACATCTACCGTAACCCTGATTTTAATACGTATGGAACGTTAAACGTACGCTCTGAGTTTGCAAAAAACCACCCGAAGCAGGTGGAACAAGTGATTGAGCTATACGAAAAAGCAAGAAAATGGACACTGGAAAATCCTGAAGAAGCAGCAAAACTTTTATCTGAAGAGGCGGGGATTAAAGAAGATGTCGCTAAAAAACAACTCGAAAGAAATAACTTCTCGGAACCTGTTCCAGGATCACAGCACGAAAAAGCTATATCGGCTGCAGGCGAAGTTCTCCAGGCAGAAGAGATTGTCAAAAAAGATACTGACGTCCAAAAGCTTGTAAGTGAACTGATCAATCCAAAATACGCAGAGAAAATAGTCAAAAAATAA
- a CDS encoding PLP-dependent aspartate aminotransferase family protein: protein MTKSFDGYDIETLLLHGGQAPDPTTGSRAVPVYQTTSYVFSDTDHAQSLFALDEPGNIYSRIGNPTVDVFEKRVALLEDGVAAVATSSGMSAIALAILNIAHAGDEIVAATNLYGGTYNLFSTTLPKYGINVKFVDAEDPENFRKAVTPNTKAFFAETIGNPSLNVLDIEAVADIAHENGVPLLIDNTFATPYVTKPLNWGADIVIHSATKWIGGHGTAIGGVVVDGGRFNWNSEKYPGFTEPDRSYNGLRYANDFGTLAFATKLRVQLLRDFGACLSPHNAFLLLQGLETLHLRVEKHAKNAQEVAEYLEKHPAVDWVSYPGLTSHRSHELAKKYLRNGFGSIVNFGIKGGRDAGRKVINNISLWSHVANVGDAKSLIIHPASTTHQQLSGEELLATGVTEELIRLSIGLESVKDLTNDLDRAIQVATGIESDKTEITINDEGVIRWALQSSLYRSTENGQEIQRPKTLAIVGLSSNPARPSHRLARKMQRLGYKVVPVNPRETEVLDEKAYPDLKSIPFPIDVVQVFRSPEAAVELAKEAAITQPKVFWLQEGVISPEAARIAKEAGIDVVHNRCTYKEAQRLRGTIATYACEL from the coding sequence ATGACAAAATCTTTTGACGGATACGATATTGAGACATTGCTTTTACACGGAGGCCAAGCGCCCGATCCAACGACAGGTTCGCGAGCAGTGCCAGTCTATCAAACTACTTCCTATGTTTTTTCAGATACCGATCACGCACAAAGTCTATTCGCACTCGATGAGCCAGGCAACATCTATAGCCGAATTGGAAACCCGACAGTGGATGTGTTTGAAAAAAGAGTAGCTCTCTTAGAAGATGGTGTTGCAGCGGTGGCCACTTCATCAGGCATGTCAGCCATCGCCCTAGCTATTCTAAATATTGCACATGCTGGTGATGAGATCGTTGCTGCTACAAATCTGTATGGCGGAACGTACAACTTATTTTCTACTACTCTACCGAAATACGGAATCAACGTAAAATTCGTTGATGCTGAAGATCCAGAGAATTTCCGAAAGGCGGTTACACCAAATACGAAGGCTTTTTTCGCTGAAACAATCGGAAACCCGAGCCTGAATGTTCTAGATATTGAAGCAGTAGCGGACATCGCGCATGAAAATGGAGTGCCGCTGCTCATTGATAACACGTTCGCGACACCATATGTAACAAAGCCCTTAAACTGGGGAGCTGATATCGTCATCCATTCGGCTACAAAATGGATCGGCGGTCATGGAACAGCAATCGGCGGAGTGGTGGTTGATGGAGGACGATTTAATTGGAACTCAGAAAAGTACCCGGGGTTCACGGAGCCTGATAGAAGCTATAACGGACTTCGATATGCAAATGATTTTGGAACGTTGGCATTTGCTACGAAACTGCGTGTCCAGTTATTACGAGATTTTGGAGCTTGCTTAAGCCCGCATAATGCTTTTCTTCTTTTACAAGGTTTAGAGACGCTGCACTTAAGAGTAGAAAAACATGCAAAAAATGCGCAGGAAGTTGCGGAGTATCTTGAGAAACATCCAGCAGTCGATTGGGTGTCCTATCCTGGGCTAACATCTCACCGAAGTCATGAACTGGCTAAAAAGTACTTAAGAAACGGCTTCGGTTCAATCGTAAACTTTGGAATTAAAGGCGGCCGCGATGCAGGCCGCAAAGTTATAAACAACATTTCTCTATGGTCACATGTTGCAAACGTGGGAGATGCTAAATCATTAATTATCCATCCTGCTTCAACAACACATCAGCAGCTAAGCGGTGAAGAGTTGCTTGCAACAGGTGTTACAGAAGAGCTCATTCGCTTATCTATCGGACTTGAATCGGTGAAAGATCTTACGAATGATCTTGATCGCGCTATACAGGTAGCAACGGGAATTGAATCGGATAAAACAGAGATCACAATCAATGATGAAGGGGTCATTCGCTGGGCATTGCAATCATCACTATACAGATCAACAGAGAACGGCCAAGAAATTCAACGGCCAAAGACACTTGCTATAGTGGGCTTAAGTTCAAACCCAGCAAGACCTAGTCACAGACTTGCAAGAAAAATGCAGCGCCTCGGATATAAGGTTGTTCCGGTTAACCCAAGAGAAACCGAAGTGCTTGATGAAAAAGCCTATCCAGATCTGAAGTCCATCCCGTTTCCAATTGACGTTGTTCAAGTGTTTAGAAGTCCTGAAGCAGCGGTTGAACTGGCGAAAGAAGCGGCTATTACTCAGCCGAAAGTGTTCTGGCTGCAAGAAGGCGTTATTTCACCAGAAGCAGCAAGGATCGCAAAAGAAGCAGGGATTGATGTTGTTCATAACAGATGTACGTACAAAGAAGCTCAGCGTTTAAGAGGAACAATTGCAACATATGCTTGTGAATTATAA
- a CDS encoding phosphatase PAP2 family protein: MKKTKTSSLSILVLLITGTVFIVLTIVRNQDPYRSLDESCSRSIYDSKFFSNPFMLFFTRLGSGFFTIPLGIILFLSYNNTGDRDKRNIMIFNIIGIRLLTTLFKQLFKRTPPEWERRVKASPYGYPSAHAMNAAAFYSLLLSFSGLYKNTKIIAGYIVFLFLIGVSRVKLGVHYVLDVIAGIAGGVFYNSAVIKTYQLFVRR, encoded by the coding sequence ATGAAAAAAACGAAAACTTCTTCCTTATCCATTCTTGTTTTATTGATTACCGGGACGGTTTTTATCGTTTTAACAATTGTGAGAAATCAAGATCCATACCGTTCACTTGATGAAAGCTGCAGCCGGTCAATTTATGATTCAAAATTCTTTTCAAATCCATTCATGCTGTTTTTCACTAGGCTGGGATCAGGTTTTTTTACGATTCCATTAGGTATAATCTTGTTTCTAAGCTACAATAACACAGGAGATCGAGATAAAAGGAACATCATGATCTTTAACATAATTGGCATCCGGCTTTTAACCACACTTTTTAAACAGCTGTTTAAAAGAACACCTCCTGAATGGGAAAGAAGAGTCAAAGCTAGTCCGTACGGGTACCCGAGTGCTCATGCTATGAATGCAGCTGCCTTTTATAGCTTGCTGCTTAGTTTCTCCGGCTTATATAAGAACACTAAGATTATAGCAGGCTATATCGTGTTTCTATTTTTAATCGGGGTAAGCAGAGTAAAGTTAGGCGTTCATTATGTGCTGGATGTAATTGCAGGAATAGCTGGCGGAGTGTTTTACAATTCTGCAGTTATAAAAACATATCAATTGTTTGTTAGGCGCTAA
- a CDS encoding permease, whose amino-acid sequence MLDKSFLQMNTVFISILIEALPFVLIGVLIAGVIQMFVTEEMVARIMPKNKVAAILFGAFLGAIFPACECGIVPITRRLIAKGVPAFAAIPFMLTGPIINPVVLFSTFVAFGNQWDVMIYRGGLAMIVAILVGFLLAVQFKNAKVLKNEIGVIANSPGGMETAATVSAPQISLYNKIKGTFVHAVEEFFSVGKYLVVGALIAASMQTYVKTSTLLEIGQGAVSSSLVMMGLAFVLSLCSEADAFIASSFQSTFTIGSIVAFLVYGPMLDIKNVLMMLAAFKKKLVLSLIGYITVLVLLGSLFL is encoded by the coding sequence ATGCTCGACAAATCTTTTTTACAGATGAATACCGTATTTATTAGCATCCTCATTGAAGCACTTCCGTTTGTTCTGATCGGTGTGCTCATTGCTGGTGTGATTCAGATGTTTGTTACAGAAGAAATGGTGGCACGGATCATGCCTAAGAACAAAGTGGCCGCGATTTTGTTTGGTGCTTTCTTAGGAGCTATTTTCCCCGCTTGTGAATGTGGAATTGTTCCGATTACAAGAAGGTTAATTGCTAAGGGAGTTCCTGCTTTTGCTGCCATCCCTTTTATGCTGACAGGACCTATTATTAATCCTGTAGTGTTATTTTCTACTTTTGTCGCATTCGGCAATCAGTGGGATGTCATGATCTATCGAGGCGGTCTTGCCATGATCGTGGCGATACTTGTAGGTTTTTTACTAGCTGTTCAGTTTAAGAATGCAAAAGTGCTGAAAAATGAGATTGGTGTAATTGCAAATTCACCAGGTGGCATGGAAACAGCTGCAACTGTTTCAGCACCTCAGATCTCTCTATACAATAAGATCAAAGGCACATTTGTACACGCAGTTGAAGAATTTTTTTCAGTGGGTAAATACCTCGTTGTCGGTGCGTTAATTGCCGCAAGCATGCAAACGTACGTGAAAACTTCAACATTGCTTGAAATCGGACAAGGTGCAGTTTCCTCTTCTCTCGTAATGATGGGATTAGCTTTTGTGCTCTCACTTTGCTCAGAAGCCGATGCCTTTATCGCGTCTTCTTTCCAGAGCACGTTTACGATAGGATCGATCGTTGCGTTCCTTGTATACGGACCGATGCTCGATATTAAGAATGTGCTGATGATGCTTGCTGCTTTTAAGAAGAAATTAGTGTTAAGTCTGATCGGCTATATTACGGTCCTTGTGCTGCTCGGATCATTATTTCTTTAG
- a CDS encoding TIGR03943 family putative permease subunit, translating to MIRILILIGFTFLFMHLHATGDIGKYINMKYSYISFSAIFILGFLTLVQFYIYGKSDDGEHVHDNSCTADCGHDHHKKPSRFKNFTVNSILIFPIISGLFFPIASLDSETVKTKGFHFKGLENEGDFGEHQFLKPDTSVYYGKESYNTVMDKELKPFTKGDTVVLNDKNYLKGMESIYYKPGIFLDKKVQFTGFTYNAENQSKSKKNELFLLRFGIIHCIADSGVFGMMVEFPEGTSFPNDKWIKVDGTIETQYYQPFKADIPYVKVKSWKEIEKPEEEYVFRGY from the coding sequence ATGATTCGTATCCTGATACTCATTGGCTTTACTTTTTTGTTCATGCACTTGCATGCGACCGGTGATATTGGCAAATACATCAACATGAAATATTCGTATATTTCGTTTTCGGCGATATTTATTCTAGGTTTTTTAACGCTCGTGCAGTTCTACATCTATGGAAAAAGTGATGACGGCGAGCATGTACATGATAACTCTTGCACAGCTGATTGCGGGCATGACCATCACAAAAAACCTTCACGTTTTAAAAATTTCACAGTTAACAGCATACTCATTTTCCCGATTATCTCAGGTCTGTTTTTTCCTATTGCTTCTCTCGATTCCGAGACGGTAAAAACAAAGGGGTTCCACTTTAAAGGCCTTGAAAATGAAGGTGACTTTGGGGAGCACCAATTTTTAAAACCGGATACGAGTGTGTACTATGGCAAAGAAAGTTATAACACGGTCATGGACAAAGAACTTAAGCCATTTACGAAAGGCGATACTGTCGTGCTAAACGACAAAAATTATTTAAAAGGCATGGAAAGCATCTATTACAAACCAGGAATTTTCCTCGATAAAAAAGTACAGTTTACAGGGTTTACGTATAATGCTGAAAATCAGTCTAAGAGCAAAAAAAATGAATTGTTCCTCCTTCGTTTCGGAATCATTCACTGCATAGCAGATTCTGGTGTATTCGGCATGATGGTGGAGTTTCCTGAAGGCACCTCGTTTCCAAACGATAAGTGGATCAAAGTCGATGGAACCATTGAAACACAGTATTATCAGCCATTTAAAGCAGATATACCATATGTAAAAGTGAAAAGCTGGAAAGAGATTGAAAAACCCGAAGAAGAATATGTATTTAGAGGATATTAA
- a CDS encoding ABC transporter ATP-binding protein: MLNVKRLKRTFNNDQAGFHNINFSVDKGEIIGILGTSGCGKSTLLRVLSGLDPHYEGKISSNEESNGVGMMFQEPRLLPWLSVRKNISFGLKKEERTSNKYQTYLDLVGLKGFEDHYPKDLSGGMAQRTAIARALITEPEVLLLDEPFSALDAFTKMQLQDLLLSIWQKKKTTMLLVTHDIDEALYLCDRILILKGQPGEVYAEVLVEKPKPRTRGDAYLSKLKAHILNLLNVEKKAAGEPQ, encoded by the coding sequence ATGCTGAATGTAAAACGATTAAAACGAACGTTTAATAACGATCAAGCGGGGTTTCATAACATTAATTTTTCTGTAGATAAAGGAGAAATCATTGGGATTTTAGGCACGAGCGGATGTGGCAAGAGCACGTTGCTACGTGTACTATCCGGACTTGATCCACATTATGAAGGCAAGATATCAAGTAATGAAGAAAGCAATGGAGTCGGTATGATGTTTCAGGAACCTCGCCTTCTGCCATGGCTATCCGTGCGCAAAAACATTTCATTCGGCTTAAAAAAAGAAGAAAGAACTTCTAATAAATATCAAACCTATTTAGACCTTGTTGGCCTTAAGGGTTTTGAAGATCATTATCCAAAAGACTTATCTGGAGGAATGGCGCAGCGGACTGCGATTGCAAGAGCGCTCATTACAGAACCAGAAGTTCTTCTTTTAGATGAACCGTTCAGTGCTCTAGATGCTTTTACAAAAATGCAGCTGCAAGATCTTCTATTATCGATCTGGCAAAAAAAGAAAACAACAATGCTCCTCGTCACGCATGACATTGACGAAGCGCTCTATCTATGTGATCGAATACTCATTTTAAAAGGTCAGCCAGGCGAGGTTTACGCTGAAGTCCTGGTCGAGAAACCAAAGCCTAGAACACGTGGAGATGCGTATCTATCCAAACTAAAAGCGCACATCTTAAATCTACTAAACGTCGAAAAGAAAGCTGCAGGTGAACCGCAATGA
- a CDS encoding VanW family protein: protein MNHFDLRPKRRSAFRISLGKKYYTLKRYIEWFTDDKKYAKSISSEKLPFVSFSHQTILLRKLKDVDMWYQHNKVKNLQIAIKRLNGIVVKPGETFSYWKGIGTTTRSKGYVDGMVLFYGTFKKGTGGGLCQLSNLIYWMTLHTPLTVTERHRHSYDVFPDSKRTQPFGSGATCAYNYLDLQIKNTTDKNYQLHLYLTDTHLVGEWRTEQEPLQSYQVYEKEHWITPAYWGGYLRHNLIHRKVFNKMKQQIDDEYVTENHAIMMYEPLLETSQKEA, encoded by the coding sequence ATGAACCATTTTGACCTGCGTCCGAAGCGGCGTTCGGCATTTCGAATCTCGCTAGGCAAAAAGTATTATACGTTAAAAAGATACATAGAATGGTTTACCGATGATAAGAAATATGCAAAAAGTATAAGCAGCGAAAAACTTCCTTTCGTCAGTTTTTCGCATCAGACCATTCTTCTTCGGAAATTGAAAGACGTGGACATGTGGTATCAGCACAACAAAGTGAAAAATCTTCAGATCGCCATTAAACGATTAAACGGAATCGTGGTTAAGCCTGGAGAGACATTTTCCTATTGGAAGGGAATCGGAACGACAACCCGTTCGAAAGGCTACGTTGATGGAATGGTTCTGTTCTACGGAACGTTTAAAAAGGGAACGGGAGGAGGGCTTTGTCAGCTGTCCAACTTGATTTACTGGATGACGCTGCACACACCGCTGACCGTAACGGAGCGTCATCGGCATAGCTATGATGTGTTTCCTGATTCAAAGCGCACACAGCCATTCGGAAGCGGAGCAACCTGTGCTTATAATTATTTGGATCTGCAGATCAAAAACACGACCGATAAAAACTACCAGCTTCACCTTTACCTGACGGATACTCATCTTGTTGGAGAATGGCGAACTGAGCAGGAACCACTGCAATCATACCAAGTGTATGAAAAAGAACATTGGATCACACCGGCATATTGGGGTGGTTATCTCAGACACAATCTTATTCATCGCAAAGTGTTCAACAAGATGAAGCAGCAGATTGATGATGAATATGTAACAGAAAACCATGCAATCATGATGTATGAACCTCTCTTAGAAACCAGTCAAAAAGAGGCATAA
- a CDS encoding nitroreductase family protein has translation MKYEDFKEIVHGRRSVRKFTDESVAQEDIYEIMDCARYAPSDTNSQTWEFIVIRNKDKVKKIEEMTWDAIHKLAARAEGNGKTKEAKLLTRSFGPYATAFSGAPVLIICLATPYESKFREKIFDPIELAEESVWEEEGIKSSCLAIQNLMLAAHARGLGSCPMTGPVLLAQDAIREYLDISSEKQINMVISLGHPQDQPKKLARKAVEEIVTYVD, from the coding sequence ATGAAATACGAAGATTTTAAAGAAATCGTGCACGGCAGAAGAAGTGTTCGTAAGTTTACAGATGAATCAGTTGCTCAAGAAGATATTTATGAGATCATGGATTGCGCTCGCTATGCGCCGAGTGATACCAACTCTCAAACATGGGAATTCATCGTAATCCGCAACAAAGATAAAGTGAAAAAAATTGAAGAGATGACGTGGGATGCTATTCATAAATTGGCAGCCAGAGCGGAAGGCAACGGCAAAACGAAGGAAGCGAAATTACTGACTCGTTCGTTTGGTCCTTATGCAACAGCATTCTCAGGAGCTCCTGTGTTAATCATCTGTTTAGCTACTCCATACGAGTCGAAGTTCCGAGAAAAAATCTTTGATCCGATCGAGCTTGCGGAAGAATCCGTATGGGAAGAAGAAGGGATTAAGAGCAGCTGTCTCGCAATCCAGAACTTAATGCTGGCAGCACATGCGCGTGGTCTAGGTTCATGTCCGATGACAGGCCCTGTGTTATTGGCTCAAGATGCAATTCGTGAATATCTGGATATTTCGTCTGAGAAGCAGATCAATATGGTCATATCACTTGGTCATCCGCAAGATCAGCCGAAAAAACTGGCACGAAAAGCAGTAGAAGAGATCGTGACATACGTAGATTAA
- a CDS encoding ABC transporter permease, with product MISETQKWKLGQRASPQKLSTSKGLFKMGRGFVLGSILPVILLIAWEIAAKTGLLAPHLLPAPSVILEKIISMYTDGSLFGHVSITLTRVLLGFAIGTIAAVVIGAVVGYAKTAEQVLDPLFQAFRSIPSLAWVPLFILWMGIGEPSKISLIAVGVFFPVYLNIVAGIQGVDRKLIEVGRIYQLTPFQLTKRIILPAALPSFITGMRSGLGLGWMFVVAAELMGASEGLGYLLVVGQNTYSPDTVIASILLFAILGKGTDALLKWIEYRSLKWQDSINNQV from the coding sequence ATGATATCTGAAACACAAAAATGGAAATTGGGACAGAGAGCTTCCCCTCAAAAGCTCTCTACTTCAAAAGGATTATTTAAGATGGGCAGAGGATTTGTTTTAGGGTCCATTCTGCCGGTCATCCTTCTCATCGCTTGGGAGATTGCTGCTAAAACAGGGCTTCTTGCGCCACACCTGCTTCCGGCACCAAGCGTTATTTTAGAGAAAATTATAAGCATGTATACAGATGGTTCACTATTTGGTCACGTGTCCATCACATTGACTCGTGTCTTACTAGGATTTGCAATCGGTACAATAGCAGCAGTTGTGATTGGTGCGGTCGTTGGTTATGCCAAAACGGCAGAACAGGTCTTAGATCCATTATTTCAAGCATTCCGTTCTATTCCTTCTCTTGCTTGGGTACCGCTTTTCATTCTTTGGATGGGGATTGGAGAACCTTCAAAGATTTCATTGATAGCAGTGGGTGTGTTCTTCCCGGTGTATTTGAATATCGTGGCAGGCATTCAAGGCGTTGACCGTAAGCTGATCGAAGTAGGAAGAATTTATCAACTCACACCCTTTCAGTTAACGAAGCGCATTATCTTGCCAGCTGCATTGCCATCGTTCATCACAGGTATGCGAAGCGGACTGGGACTTGGCTGGATGTTTGTAGTAGCAGCAGAACTGATGGGAGCTAGTGAAGGATTAGGCTATCTGCTTGTTGTCGGACAGAACACGTATTCACCGGACACGGTTATTGCGAGCATACTGCTGTTTGCCATACTCGGAAAAGGTACAGATGCGTTATTGAAATGGATTGAATATCGCTCGTTAAAATGGCAGGACAGCATAAACAATCAGGTGTAG
- a CDS encoding general stress protein, with product MKKDIIGTYTREEEAVGAIKALVEKGYHPSEISIVAKDDEMIDSVADETHVKEERVLDDDVDNATYGTIAGFLTGIGGGIAVPGLGVPGVGPLLAAGPFAAMFDDGEKDMKEILLNMDVTKDDAERYMQDLQDGKILVMVERK from the coding sequence ATGAAAAAAGATATTATCGGTACATACACAAGAGAAGAAGAAGCGGTTGGCGCGATCAAAGCACTCGTTGAAAAAGGCTATCATCCATCCGAAATTTCTATTGTTGCTAAAGACGATGAAATGATAGACAGTGTTGCTGACGAAACACATGTTAAAGAAGAAAGAGTTTTGGACGATGACGTGGATAATGCCACTTATGGAACGATTGCCGGCTTTTTAACAGGAATCGGAGGCGGTATCGCCGTTCCGGGCCTTGGGGTTCCAGGTGTTGGTCCTCTTCTCGCAGCTGGTCCTTTTGCAGCAATGTTTGATGACGGTGAAAAGGATATGAAAGAAATACTTCTAAATATGGACGTGACAAAAGATGATGCAGAACGCTACATGCAGGATCTGCAGGACGGAAAGATTCTCGTCATGGTGGAACGAAAATAA
- the corA gene encoding magnesium/cobalt transporter CorA: MIRTIAIIDQKVILNPPFRQLAEMQPDWFWVDFNSPTPGETNLLRSFFDFHPLAVEDCVNALQRPKVEFYEEHLFYVVHALDQKTLEATEVDIFTTKNSVVTFHKANVPEIDFVWNYLRGLETVPSELGKNELVHKLMDKLVDMYFPIMHELEERVISIESNEDDEAPKLINQIFDIRGDLLTLRKTVVPMRELLYRMLESKRVGLDADERSYFHDIYDHLLRLTDMMTSAREMTSDIRDNYISLNSYRMNNIMKTLTVITTIFMPLTFIAGLYGMNFVNMPELQTENGYFYVLGFMVLLGIVMSIWFKKKGWFEQD, encoded by the coding sequence ATGATTCGAACAATAGCGATTATTGATCAAAAAGTAATTCTCAACCCGCCATTTAGGCAATTGGCTGAAATGCAGCCGGATTGGTTCTGGGTGGATTTTAACAGTCCTACTCCTGGTGAAACAAACCTTCTTCGCTCGTTTTTTGACTTTCATCCCTTGGCAGTAGAGGACTGTGTAAATGCACTGCAGCGGCCAAAGGTAGAATTCTATGAAGAGCACTTGTTTTATGTTGTTCATGCTTTGGATCAAAAGACACTTGAAGCGACAGAAGTTGATATCTTTACTACAAAGAACAGTGTCGTAACTTTTCATAAGGCGAACGTTCCTGAGATTGATTTTGTATGGAATTATTTAAGAGGGTTAGAGACCGTTCCGTCAGAATTGGGAAAAAACGAACTTGTGCATAAGCTGATGGATAAGCTTGTAGATATGTATTTTCCGATCATGCATGAATTAGAAGAGCGCGTAATTTCCATCGAAAGCAATGAAGATGATGAAGCGCCAAAGCTGATCAATCAGATTTTTGATATTAGAGGGGATCTGCTGACATTAAGAAAAACGGTTGTACCGATGCGTGAGCTTTTATACCGTATGCTTGAGTCAAAACGAGTTGGTTTGGATGCGGATGAAAGGTCCTATTTTCATGACATCTATGACCATCTCTTGAGGTTGACTGATATGATGACTTCAGCTCGAGAGATGACGTCAGATATTCGGGATAACTATATTTCGTTAAACTCGTATCGAATGAACAATATCATGAAAACATTAACGGTCATCACAACGATCTTCATGCCATTAACGTTCATTGCGGGATTATATGGAATGAACTTTGTTAACATGCCAGAGCTTCAAACAGAGAATGGTTACTTTTACGTACTTGGCTTTATGGTTTTATTAGGTATCGTGATGTCCATTTGGTTTAAGAAAAAAGGGTGGTTCGAACAGGATTAA